One genomic segment of Candidatus Omnitrophota bacterium includes these proteins:
- a CDS encoding O-antigen ligase family protein: MKWSIPFFSIQRALGLCLCLLILFLPFSKAAIEIFASLAFVLAAAGLFAKQERPAALKDSRFRVVLVIVGAYVMWMLLSAVLSADPAHSFRVLVSKYLEDIGIFLVMAVFLADKGRRRTWFRVLLLSSLVLWLDCIWQFFTGHDLLRHYALEAGRLTGTLKMPNDLAAYACVLALVWLAVVLFGKGARRYWAILPALIGHLVLLATWTRGAWVGWFAGLLLLLALRGRKVLISALGFLAALLFLMPLTVQERLFSAFMASAPENDLRRALWSASVAMIRDSPWTGQGLGVFMARVQDFLPPGDHYISYAHNCYLQTAAEIGLAGLILFSVLLAWVLVQSLRLCLRQGRAPAPAEAGILSGVLAFCLHSATDTNLYSLSLAMLFWILLGYLLAATLDTEKEERNPG, translated from the coding sequence ATGAAATGGTCTATCCCTTTTTTTTCTATTCAACGGGCATTAGGGTTATGTCTTTGCCTGCTCATACTCTTTCTTCCCTTCTCTAAAGCGGCGATTGAGATCTTTGCGTCCTTGGCTTTCGTTCTGGCTGCGGCGGGGCTTTTTGCCAAGCAGGAAAGGCCCGCCGCGCTAAAGGATTCCCGGTTCCGGGTTGTCCTGGTTATTGTCGGGGCCTATGTGATGTGGATGCTTCTTTCTGCCGTGTTGAGCGCGGATCCTGCCCACAGTTTCCGGGTTTTGGTGAGCAAGTATCTGGAGGATATCGGGATCTTTTTGGTGATGGCCGTGTTCCTTGCAGACAAGGGGCGGCGCCGGACTTGGTTCAGAGTTCTTTTGCTGAGCAGTCTGGTTTTGTGGCTGGATTGTATTTGGCAGTTCTTCACGGGCCATGACTTGCTCCGGCACTATGCTTTGGAGGCCGGCCGGTTGACCGGAACCCTCAAGATGCCGAATGACTTGGCAGCTTATGCCTGTGTCCTGGCCCTGGTTTGGCTGGCGGTTGTCCTGTTTGGCAAGGGGGCGCGCCGCTACTGGGCCATTCTCCCTGCATTGATAGGCCACCTTGTTTTGCTGGCGACTTGGACGCGCGGGGCCTGGGTGGGATGGTTTGCGGGACTTCTTCTCCTTTTGGCTTTGCGGGGCCGGAAGGTCCTGATCAGCGCTCTGGGATTCTTAGCGGCCCTGCTTTTCTTAATGCCGTTGACGGTTCAGGAGCGTCTGTTTTCGGCATTTATGGCCTCAGCGCCGGAAAATGATCTGCGCCGTGCTTTGTGGAGCGCGAGCGTGGCCATGATCCGGGACAGCCCTTGGACCGGACAGGGGCTGGGAGTCTTTATGGCCCGTGTCCAGGATTTTCTGCCGCCGGGCGATCACTATATCAGCTATGCCCACAATTGCTATTTGCAGACTGCTGCGGAGATCGGATTAGCCGGACTTATCCTGTTTTCGGTGTTGTTGGCTTGGGTGCTGGTGCAGTCGCTTCGCTTGTGCTTGCGTCAAGGGCGTGCACCCGCACCGGCTGAGGCGGGAATTCTGAGCGGGGTCCTGGCTTTCTGTTTGCACAGCGCAACCGACACCAATCTTTACTCTTTGAGTCTGGCCATGCTTTTCTGGATATTGCTGGGATACCTGCTGGCGGCCACACTGGACACAGAAAAGGAGGAGCGGAATCCTGGATAA
- a CDS encoding glycosyltransferase family 9 protein, giving the protein MKPFHGVQRILVIRTDRLGDLLLNIPAVRALRQSYANAYLAMLVQPHLREVVDTNPDVDEVIEYDKNGSERSWGATLAMAWQLRLKRFDMVVILNPSKRSNILAWLSGARYRVGYDRKWGALLTQRIPDRKYLGDRHEVEYNMELVRRAGAQTEDLSVRLNPAHSDRRSVRETLEAFGWNPEEKIVLVHPGTSSFSKRWPAERYAAVVRQLCETEGLRVVLVGGGDEFDAIAELHAQCPDEVFNLTGRFGIRQLAALCELAVCLVSNDSGPVHVAAAVGTRTVVIFGRTRPGLSPRRWGPWGRGHVVFQHDVGCAVCVPEQCDLGYQCLEAVSAEEIAEEVRSLISPKELLHS; this is encoded by the coding sequence ATGAAGCCCTTTCACGGTGTCCAGCGAATTTTGGTGATCCGCACGGACCGGCTCGGGGACCTGTTGCTGAATATCCCCGCGGTTAGGGCTTTGAGGCAGTCCTATGCCAACGCCTATCTGGCTATGTTGGTGCAGCCGCACTTGCGCGAGGTGGTGGATACCAATCCGGATGTGGATGAAGTCATAGAGTACGACAAGAATGGCTCCGAAAGGAGTTGGGGCGCGACCTTAGCCATGGCATGGCAGCTTCGCCTCAAGCGCTTTGACATGGTGGTTATCCTCAACCCGTCCAAGCGCTCGAATATTCTGGCCTGGCTTTCAGGCGCCCGCTACCGGGTGGGTTATGATCGCAAATGGGGCGCATTGCTGACACAGCGGATTCCGGATCGGAAGTATCTCGGCGACCGCCACGAGGTGGAATACAATATGGAGCTCGTGCGGCGCGCCGGGGCGCAGACTGAGGATCTTTCCGTGCGCCTGAATCCGGCTCACTCGGACCGGCGTTCGGTGCGGGAGACTCTGGAGGCTTTTGGTTGGAACCCTGAAGAAAAGATCGTGCTGGTTCACCCGGGGACCAGCTCGTTTTCCAAACGGTGGCCGGCGGAGCGTTATGCGGCTGTGGTGCGGCAGCTCTGTGAAACAGAGGGTTTGCGTGTGGTTTTGGTGGGAGGCGGGGACGAATTCGATGCTATTGCCGAATTGCATGCCCAATGTCCGGATGAGGTATTTAATCTAACGGGGAGATTCGGGATTCGCCAGCTCGCTGCTTTGTGCGAGCTTGCGGTGTGTCTGGTTTCCAATGACAGCGGCCCGGTGCATGTGGCTGCGGCGGTGGGAACGCGAACCGTGGTGATCTTCGGGCGTACGCGGCCCGGATTGTCTCCGCGACGCTGGGGTCCTTGGGGGCGCGGGCATGTGGTTTTTCAACATGATGTGGGCTGTGCCGTTTGTGTGCCTGAGCAATGCGATCTGGGTTACCAATGCCTGGAAGCCGTGAGTGCGGAGGAAATCGCGGAGGAGGTGCGGTCCTTGATTTCCCCCAAGGAGCTTTTGCACTCATGA
- a CDS encoding glycosyltransferase produces the protein MKIALVFNKERGGTTGEYFESPLVESGHAVRHFWTRDALQMPSDFDLYIRIDHGDYKFDLPSFARPAVFYAIDTHLKRSFKKIACQAGHYDLVLCAQREGALRLRAKGIEARWLPLGCDPRVHAPDRELDRDLDIAFVGTDGKKSHRRELLESLKLRYPDSFFGMAEHTEMRNIYGRARVVFNYGIRNDINMRVFEGMCAGALMVTNAPAGSAMEELFEEGHHLVVYKSDADLYEKLDYYLSHEQDRQAIAMRGQERVLQEHTYARRVLSLLNTSAHVLGGRYEQLKSWMPRVIYT, from the coding sequence ATGAAAATCGCTCTCGTATTCAATAAGGAAAGAGGCGGCACCACGGGTGAGTATTTTGAATCGCCCTTGGTCGAGAGCGGACACGCGGTGCGCCATTTTTGGACAAGGGATGCGCTGCAGATGCCGTCGGATTTCGATCTCTATATCCGCATCGATCACGGAGACTACAAATTTGATTTACCCTCTTTTGCGAGACCCGCAGTGTTTTATGCGATCGACACGCATTTGAAGCGTTCTTTCAAGAAAATTGCCTGCCAGGCCGGACACTATGACTTGGTTTTGTGTGCCCAGCGCGAGGGTGCGTTGAGGCTTCGGGCTAAAGGTATTGAGGCTCGATGGCTGCCTTTGGGTTGTGATCCGCGCGTTCATGCTCCGGACCGGGAACTTGACCGGGACTTGGATATTGCTTTTGTGGGCACGGACGGAAAGAAGAGCCATCGCCGCGAACTCTTGGAGTCGCTCAAGCTGCGCTACCCGGACAGTTTTTTTGGTATGGCCGAGCACACGGAAATGCGGAATATTTACGGCCGGGCCCGGGTGGTCTTCAACTACGGGATCCGCAACGATATCAATATGAGAGTTTTTGAGGGCATGTGCGCAGGAGCCCTGATGGTGACTAATGCCCCGGCCGGAAGCGCCATGGAAGAATTATTTGAGGAAGGGCATCACCTAGTGGTCTATAAGAGCGATGCCGATTTGTACGAAAAGCTGGATTATTACCTGAGTCACGAACAGGATCGCCAAGCCATTGCCATGCGCGGACAAGAGCGTGTGCTGCAAGAGCATACTTACGCGCGGCGTGTGCTTTCACTTCTCAATACGAGTGCCCATGTCTTGGGAGGCCGCTACGAACAGCTCAAGAGCTGGATGCCTCGGGTGATTTATACGTAG
- a CDS encoding glycosyltransferase family 9 protein, translating to MRALREVFPEAYIAYVCNGRAESVLRHNPHLDRVFVIEKDEYRSLYRRSKWAFIKAFGRQLQELRRCRFNYLVDLSLGDRYSLGALLMGIRKRVGFDFKGRGRFLTTRLPISGYHDNHVVEYLFKLLREVGIECTPGPLEFQLTDEESAQAAERLRQGGLDLKQKLVVLIPGGGASWGENAHIRRWSPERFAAVGDRLCEKGGRQLLLLGDSRDQPVTEAVERALKVPVLNLSGHTALREFAAILSHCELVVCNDGGPLHIAVSQGVKTVSLFGPVDDRVYGPYPKLEDRHRVVRMDLECQPCYHQFKMPPCPYELRCLRELSEDEVVNAAEDLLS from the coding sequence GTGAGGGCCTTGCGCGAGGTCTTTCCCGAGGCGTATATCGCCTATGTGTGCAATGGCCGGGCCGAATCCGTTTTGCGCCATAATCCGCACTTGGACCGGGTTTTTGTGATTGAAAAAGATGAATACCGGTCCCTGTACCGGCGCTCCAAATGGGCCTTTATCAAGGCCTTTGGCCGGCAATTGCAGGAGTTGCGCAGATGCCGTTTCAACTACTTGGTGGATCTATCCTTAGGGGATCGATACAGCTTGGGTGCCTTGCTCATGGGTATCCGGAAACGGGTGGGCTTTGACTTTAAGGGAAGGGGACGTTTCCTCACAACGCGTTTACCGATCAGCGGATACCACGATAACCATGTGGTAGAATACCTATTTAAACTTTTGCGGGAGGTGGGAATTGAATGCACTCCCGGCCCCTTGGAGTTCCAGCTCACGGACGAGGAAAGTGCTCAGGCCGCAGAACGGCTCAGGCAGGGGGGCTTGGACCTGAAGCAGAAGCTTGTGGTATTGATCCCGGGCGGGGGCGCAAGCTGGGGCGAAAACGCACATATTCGAAGGTGGTCTCCTGAGCGATTTGCCGCAGTGGGGGACCGGCTCTGTGAGAAAGGCGGCCGCCAGCTTCTTCTTCTGGGGGATTCGCGAGACCAGCCTGTTACGGAGGCAGTGGAGCGGGCGCTCAAGGTACCGGTGTTAAACCTCTCTGGTCATACAGCGCTTCGTGAATTCGCGGCCATTCTTTCCCACTGTGAACTGGTTGTCTGCAATGATGGAGGACCGCTGCATATTGCAGTCAGCCAAGGGGTGAAGACCGTGTCCTTGTTTGGTCCGGTGGATGACCGGGTTTACGGGCCTTATCCGAAATTGGAGGATAGGCATCGTGTAGTGCGCATGGACCTGGAATGTCAGCCTTGCTACCACCAGTTCAAAATGCCCCCCTGTCCTTACGAGCTCCGTTGTCTTCGTGAGTTGTCGGAGGATGAGGTTGTGAACGCTGCCGAAGATCTGCTCTCATGA